In Gordonia phthalatica, one genomic interval encodes:
- a CDS encoding HAD family hydrolase, translating into MTSTSSPRIAAFFDLDKTVIARSSALAFTRPFFEGGLLTRRAMLKSAIAQLQFLLTSAEADQVERLRKHVTDMCRGWDAAQVREIVSETLDEVVRPTIFTEAAELIARHQAADHDVVLISASGIEMVEPIGELLGADYVRASIMRIEDGHYSGELDFYCYGEDKAVAMRALADEHGYRLDDCFAYSDSSTDLPMLTAVGHPAVVNPDKALRHHAAENGWEIFDFPNPMPPPAWASKPVLTRTALCATGIGAAAALAIIYSMRHGRMPRSEAA; encoded by the coding sequence GTGACCTCGACGTCATCGCCCCGAATCGCAGCCTTCTTCGACCTCGACAAGACCGTCATCGCACGGTCGAGCGCCCTGGCGTTCACCCGCCCGTTCTTCGAGGGCGGCCTGCTGACCAGACGCGCCATGCTCAAATCCGCCATCGCCCAGTTGCAGTTCCTGTTGACCTCGGCGGAGGCCGACCAGGTGGAGCGGCTGCGCAAGCACGTCACCGACATGTGCCGCGGATGGGATGCAGCGCAAGTCCGCGAGATCGTCTCCGAGACCCTCGACGAGGTGGTCCGGCCGACGATCTTCACCGAGGCCGCCGAACTGATCGCCCGACACCAGGCCGCCGACCACGACGTGGTGCTGATCTCCGCGTCGGGCATCGAGATGGTGGAGCCGATCGGCGAGCTGCTCGGCGCCGACTACGTACGCGCCAGCATCATGCGGATCGAGGACGGCCATTACTCCGGCGAGCTCGACTTCTATTGCTACGGGGAGGACAAGGCCGTGGCGATGCGCGCGCTCGCCGACGAACACGGCTACCGACTCGACGACTGCTTCGCCTACTCCGACTCCAGCACCGACCTGCCCATGCTCACCGCGGTCGGACATCCCGCGGTGGTCAACCCGGACAAGGCCCTGCGCCATCACGCAGCCGAAAACGGCTGGGAGATCTTCGATTTCCCCAATCCGATGCCCCCGCCGGCCTGGGCGTCGAAGCCCGTACTGACCCGTACTGCGTTGTGTGCCACAGGGATCGGCGCAGCCGCTGCGCTGGCGATCATCTACTCGATGCGCCACGGGCGAATGCCCAGGTCAGAGGCCGCTTAA
- a CDS encoding esterase/lipase family protein: MKHIGRLIVTLCAVLLGVLTVVAPAQADPKLPENYNFFGGIPYELQHPGGSLPGSNDFSCKPTAEHPRPVVLVHGTGGAKTTNWGSYVPMLKNRGYCVFALTYGALPGLPWPFTAVGGMDRIQVSAAQLAKFVKRVRAATGAKTVDLIGHSQGTYMPTYYLKYLGGADKVTNYISLAPLWKGTGSLTPQMSELGRLLGDVPMPMCIGCGGMLPGSSMNKKIWRGGSPYVKGVKYTNIMTRYDEAVVPYTAGYVRARKGEQVKNIVVQDTCSQDYSDHMAIAGSRRAAYFALNALDPAHPVTVPCEFVPPFTGQS; the protein is encoded by the coding sequence ATGAAGCACATCGGACGTCTGATCGTCACTCTCTGCGCGGTCCTGCTGGGGGTGCTGACCGTTGTCGCACCCGCGCAGGCCGATCCGAAACTACCGGAGAACTACAACTTCTTCGGCGGCATCCCGTACGAGCTCCAGCATCCCGGCGGCTCCCTGCCGGGCTCCAACGACTTCTCGTGCAAGCCGACCGCGGAGCATCCGCGACCGGTGGTCCTGGTGCACGGAACGGGTGGCGCCAAGACCACCAATTGGGGCTCCTATGTGCCGATGTTGAAGAACCGCGGCTACTGCGTCTTCGCCCTCACCTACGGGGCGCTTCCCGGGCTGCCGTGGCCGTTCACCGCTGTCGGCGGCATGGACCGGATTCAGGTCAGTGCGGCCCAGCTCGCGAAGTTCGTCAAGCGGGTCCGCGCGGCGACCGGCGCGAAGACGGTCGACCTGATCGGTCACTCCCAGGGCACGTACATGCCCACGTACTACCTGAAGTATCTCGGCGGGGCGGACAAGGTCACCAACTACATCTCGCTCGCGCCGCTGTGGAAGGGCACCGGGTCGCTGACCCCGCAGATGAGCGAACTCGGTCGGCTCCTCGGCGACGTTCCCATGCCCATGTGCATCGGCTGCGGCGGCATGCTGCCGGGGTCCAGCATGAACAAGAAGATCTGGCGCGGCGGCAGCCCGTACGTCAAGGGTGTGAAGTACACGAACATCATGACGCGGTACGACGAGGCCGTGGTGCCCTACACGGCGGGATACGTGCGAGCGCGCAAGGGCGAGCAGGTGAAGAACATCGTCGTGCAGGACACCTGCTCGCAGGACTACAGCGACCACATGGCGATCGCCGGCTCCCGTCGCGCCGCGTACTTCGCGCTGAACGCACTCGACCCGGCCCATCCGGTGACGGTGCCGTGCGAGTTCGTGCCGCCGTTCACCGGGCAGTCGTAG
- the ssd gene encoding septum site-determining protein Ssd, which translates to MSDVLLVLAGDEFHDDLARCSAAAGYTMVVGDAARCRHQWLRAAAVVADAAALHVLRDLGLPRRTGLFAVAPPGDDGVPWRAGLVLGADGGFVLPDEEGALVAALTRVREPRRHPAGALAVIGGHGGAGASTLAAAVALVAARSSPTLLMDVDQAGAGADLLLGVEAESGLRWPDVNGETGAIGGAALRAAVPRTRGVGVLCGARGDPSPLRPETVLAVLDASRGAGDVVIADVGREPGPVAAGIVDSVDLIVVVTTATVPAVAATRRTVARMLDGREPVLLVRGPSPSGLRGRQVADAVGLPLLGQYRPEGGLAARCESGGLTVRRFSPLTRIAETVCARVGSGAR; encoded by the coding sequence ATGAGCGATGTGCTGCTGGTTCTGGCGGGTGACGAGTTCCACGACGACCTCGCGCGGTGCAGCGCGGCCGCCGGCTACACGATGGTGGTGGGCGACGCCGCGCGGTGCCGCCATCAGTGGCTGCGGGCCGCCGCGGTGGTGGCCGACGCGGCGGCGCTGCACGTGCTGCGCGATCTCGGCCTCCCGCGTCGGACCGGACTCTTCGCCGTCGCACCACCCGGCGACGACGGCGTGCCGTGGCGGGCTGGGCTGGTGCTCGGCGCCGACGGTGGCTTCGTCCTCCCCGATGAGGAGGGCGCTCTGGTCGCCGCGCTCACCCGGGTGCGTGAGCCGCGACGGCATCCGGCAGGTGCGCTCGCCGTCATCGGCGGGCACGGAGGCGCCGGTGCCAGCACCCTGGCCGCCGCCGTCGCGCTGGTGGCTGCGCGGTCGTCGCCCACCCTGCTGATGGACGTCGACCAGGCCGGAGCGGGTGCGGATCTCCTGCTGGGGGTGGAGGCCGAGTCCGGCCTGCGCTGGCCCGACGTCAACGGTGAGACCGGTGCCATCGGCGGTGCCGCACTGCGTGCGGCCGTGCCGCGGACCCGCGGGGTCGGGGTGCTGTGCGGTGCCCGCGGTGATCCGTCGCCGCTGCGACCGGAGACCGTGTTGGCCGTCCTCGACGCGAGCCGCGGTGCGGGCGACGTCGTGATCGCGGACGTCGGCAGGGAACCCGGGCCGGTGGCGGCCGGAATCGTCGACTCGGTGGATCTGATCGTGGTGGTGACGACCGCGACCGTGCCCGCGGTGGCGGCGACGCGCCGGACCGTCGCCCGGATGCTGGACGGCCGGGAGCCGGTCCTGCTGGTCCGCGGACCGTCACCGAGCGGCCTGCGGGGGAGGCAGGTCGCCGACGCCGTCGGGCTGCCGTTGCTCGGGCAGTATCGGCCCGAGGGCGGTCTCGCAGCGCGTTGCGAATCGGGTGGCCTCACGGTGCGACGGTTCTCGCCGCTCACCCGGATCGCCGAGACCGTCTGCGCGCGCGTTGGAAGTGGTGCGCGATGA
- a CDS encoding TadA family conjugal transfer-associated ATPase, with protein MAATVNPDLLDRVRQRLASDVTGPVSAPSPDVIAAAIRAESGGLLGDTDLLAALRYLQTEMVGVGRLEGLLADPSVTDVLVVGPKRVWADRGDGLELTEVVFDDEAGVRRLAARLALSAGRRLDDAQPWVDGRLSGLGRAGVQVRLHALIPPLAPDGTCISLRVLRGAFHSFASLVDSGSVPAEVAETVRAVVTARLAFLVVGGTGAGKTTVLGSLLGLVDPGDRILCVEDAPELEPRHPHVVRMVARAPNVEGVGEVTVRTLVRQALRMRPDRIVVGEVRGAEVIDLLTALNTGHDGCAGTLHANSITEVPARMEALAALGGMERTALHSQLGPAIQVILGVARDRSGARGLSEIGLVERDRSGLVTVVPAWRRVTGFTDRREHLDQLIRERR; from the coding sequence ATGGCTGCCACTGTGAACCCCGACCTGCTCGACCGCGTTCGGCAGCGGCTCGCCTCGGACGTGACGGGGCCGGTGTCGGCGCCGTCGCCCGACGTCATCGCGGCGGCCATCCGCGCCGAATCCGGCGGACTCCTCGGCGACACCGATCTCCTGGCCGCGCTGCGCTACCTGCAGACGGAGATGGTCGGCGTCGGACGGCTGGAGGGCCTGCTGGCCGACCCGTCCGTCACCGACGTGCTGGTCGTGGGGCCGAAGCGGGTGTGGGCCGACCGCGGCGACGGTCTGGAACTGACCGAGGTGGTCTTCGACGACGAGGCGGGGGTGCGACGCCTGGCGGCTCGGCTCGCGTTGAGTGCGGGACGTCGGCTCGACGACGCGCAGCCGTGGGTCGACGGGCGGCTGTCGGGGCTCGGCAGGGCAGGTGTGCAGGTCCGTTTGCATGCGCTGATCCCGCCGCTGGCGCCCGACGGCACGTGCATCTCGCTGCGAGTGCTGCGCGGTGCCTTTCACAGTTTCGCGAGTCTGGTCGACAGCGGTTCGGTGCCCGCCGAGGTGGCTGAGACGGTTCGTGCGGTGGTGACCGCGCGCCTGGCCTTCCTGGTCGTCGGCGGGACCGGTGCGGGGAAGACGACGGTGTTGGGAAGCCTTCTGGGACTGGTGGATCCGGGTGATCGAATCCTGTGCGTCGAAGACGCGCCCGAGTTGGAACCGCGCCATCCACACGTGGTTCGGATGGTCGCCCGTGCGCCGAACGTGGAGGGCGTCGGGGAGGTGACCGTGCGGACGCTGGTCCGGCAGGCCCTGCGGATGCGGCCCGACCGGATCGTCGTCGGCGAGGTGCGCGGCGCCGAAGTGATCGACCTCCTCACCGCCCTCAACACCGGGCACGACGGCTGCGCCGGGACCCTGCACGCGAACTCGATCACCGAGGTGCCCGCGCGGATGGAGGCGCTCGCGGCGCTCGGCGGGATGGAACGGACCGCTCTGCACAGCCAGCTGGGACCGGCGATCCAGGTGATCCTCGGCGTGGCTCGCGACCGGTCCGGTGCGCGTGGGCTCAGCGAGATCGGTCTCGTGGAGCGCGATCGGTCCGGGCTGGTGACGGTGGTGCCCGCGTGGCGTCGGGTGACCGGGTTCACCGATCGGCGCGAGCACCTCGACCAGCTGATCCGGGAACGACGATGA
- a CDS encoding type II secretion system F family protein, whose protein sequence is MIAAVFLMALAGVVVLWPVPEVHRRLASVAGVSERGPGGRWDPWTAVWAGPVAAVVTFGPAPAIAAMLVAGLVTRQRRRAERAAEADRDLRNLTAALAVMGAELSVGAPVVQACRAAASELVSADGDGPVGLELSRMAARAELGGTPGIASTTSAAVRRFAEAWSTSLRYGLPIGDVLAALRADLVARQEFAARTRAGLAGPRATAGVLAGLPILGLLLGEAMGAGPVGVLLRTSVGGILLVIGTGLSVGGVLWSARITDQVVSR, encoded by the coding sequence ATGATCGCGGCCGTATTCTTGATGGCCCTGGCGGGGGTCGTCGTGTTGTGGCCGGTCCCCGAGGTGCATCGTCGACTGGCTTCGGTGGCCGGAGTCTCCGAGCGCGGACCGGGTGGTCGTTGGGATCCGTGGACGGCGGTGTGGGCAGGCCCGGTCGCGGCGGTCGTGACTTTCGGTCCGGCGCCGGCGATCGCCGCGATGCTGGTCGCGGGATTGGTGACGAGACAGCGGCGACGGGCGGAGCGGGCCGCGGAAGCCGATCGGGACCTGCGGAATCTGACGGCGGCGCTGGCGGTGATGGGCGCCGAGCTGTCGGTCGGAGCGCCCGTCGTTCAGGCATGTCGGGCGGCGGCGTCGGAACTGGTGTCGGCCGACGGCGACGGACCGGTGGGGCTCGAACTGTCCCGGATGGCCGCTCGCGCCGAACTCGGCGGCACCCCGGGTATCGCCTCCACGACGTCGGCTGCCGTCCGACGCTTCGCCGAGGCGTGGTCGACGTCGCTGCGGTACGGCCTGCCGATCGGCGATGTCTTGGCGGCGCTGCGGGCGGACCTGGTGGCGCGGCAGGAGTTCGCAGCTCGCACGCGGGCGGGTCTCGCCGGTCCGCGCGCGACCGCAGGGGTCCTGGCCGGCCTCCCGATCCTCGGGTTGCTCCTCGGCGAGGCGATGGGCGCCGGACCGGTCGGCGTGCTGCTGCGGACCTCCGTCGGCGGGATCCTGCTGGTGATCGGGACCGGGCTGTCCGTCGGGGGCGTGCTGTGGTCCGCGCGGATCACTGATCAGGTGGTGTCGCGATGA
- a CDS encoding type II secretion system F family protein, with protein sequence MTLVLILAAAAVIAWPPPDWVLQRVVGSSGPQGQEPEGAGDPDPFDLAAGYDTLAVCLRAGLPVATAAQVAAHASPPTLGRSFLRAADLLALGSDPERAWAAHRSDDDDFADLAALIRRASRAGAALAEAISGFADGTRRRAENEALEAAERAGVKISGPLGLCFLPAFVCLGIVPVVIGLASDLLVGL encoded by the coding sequence ATGACGCTGGTCCTGATCCTGGCGGCCGCCGCGGTCATCGCCTGGCCGCCGCCCGACTGGGTCTTGCAGCGCGTCGTCGGCAGTTCGGGACCGCAAGGGCAGGAGCCCGAGGGCGCGGGCGATCCCGATCCCTTCGACCTCGCCGCCGGCTACGACACCCTCGCCGTCTGCCTCCGTGCCGGACTGCCCGTCGCGACGGCCGCACAGGTGGCGGCACACGCGTCCCCGCCGACGCTCGGGCGGTCGTTCCTGCGGGCCGCAGACCTCCTGGCGCTCGGCTCCGACCCGGAGCGGGCGTGGGCCGCCCACCGATCCGATGATGACGACTTCGCCGACCTGGCCGCCCTGATCCGTCGCGCCTCCCGCGCGGGAGCGGCTCTCGCGGAGGCGATCTCGGGCTTCGCCGACGGGACGCGTCGTCGTGCCGAGAACGAGGCCCTGGAGGCCGCCGAGCGCGCAGGCGTCAAGATCAGCGGTCCGCTGGGCCTGTGCTTCCTGCCCGCATTCGTATGCCTCGGAATCGTGCCGGTGGTGATCGGATTGGCGTCGGATCTGCTGGTCGGGTTGTGA
- a CDS encoding DUF4244 domain-containing protein codes for MAIGEAIAQRCREIGDLTMRLAADEEGMSTAEYAIGTIAAAAFGALLYTVVTGDSVMSALTGIIGKALSTTTG; via the coding sequence ATGGCTATCGGAGAGGCGATTGCGCAGCGCTGCAGGGAGATCGGGGATCTCACGATGCGGCTCGCTGCCGACGAAGAGGGCATGAGCACAGCGGAATACGCAATAGGGACTATTGCGGCGGCGGCCTTCGGGGCGCTGCTGTACACGGTGGTCACCGGCGACTCGGTGATGAGTGCGTTGACCGGCATCATCGGCAAGGCGCTCAGCACCACGACGGGGTGA
- a CDS encoding TadE family type IV pilus minor pilin, which produces MRRVVVLARRLRCDEAGMVSVEAAYAMAAIAVFLLLGVGAVMGVSAQIRCTDAAREVARLTAAGVESARRVGAAVAPKGAGIEVGGDADQVVVVVSVDVPLLPMVEVSARAVAAREPDGVEAGGAASGETE; this is translated from the coding sequence ATGCGCCGGGTCGTCGTGCTCGCGCGCCGACTGCGATGCGACGAGGCGGGCATGGTCTCGGTGGAGGCCGCGTATGCGATGGCGGCGATCGCGGTATTCCTGCTGCTCGGCGTCGGAGCGGTGATGGGGGTGTCGGCGCAGATCCGCTGTACCGATGCGGCACGGGAGGTGGCGCGGCTGACGGCGGCGGGCGTCGAGTCCGCGCGGCGCGTCGGGGCGGCGGTCGCGCCGAAGGGGGCTGGGATCGAGGTGGGCGGTGATGCCGACCAAGTGGTTGTCGTGGTGTCGGTCGACGTTCCGCTCCTGCCGATGGTCGAGGTGTCGGCGCGAGCCGTCGCCGCGCGGGAACCGGACGGCGTCGAGGCCGGCGGGGCGGCGTCTGGTGAAACGGAATGA
- a CDS encoding Rv3654c family TadE-like protein, with the protein MKRNDEGFSTVAGAGVIAGLAFLLVAALYLGGAVVARHRAQSAADLSALAGASAQLSGDGDGCEEATRLVARQDGAPRIIDCIVDGDDVQVRVAVSVRLGRFGVHDATAVARAGPVEA; encoded by the coding sequence GTGAAACGGAATGACGAGGGCTTCTCGACGGTTGCCGGCGCCGGCGTGATCGCTGGACTCGCCTTCCTGCTGGTGGCGGCGCTGTACCTGGGCGGAGCGGTCGTCGCCCGGCATCGGGCGCAGTCGGCGGCGGATCTGTCGGCATTGGCCGGTGCGTCGGCGCAGCTGTCGGGCGACGGCGACGGCTGCGAGGAGGCGACGCGTCTGGTGGCGAGGCAGGACGGAGCGCCGCGGATCATCGACTGCATCGTCGACGGCGACGACGTTCAGGTCCGCGTCGCAGTGTCGGTTCGACTGGGGCGGTTCGGGGTCCACGATGCGACGGCCGTCGCACGGGCCGGACCGGTGGAGGCGTGA
- a CDS encoding DEAD/DEAH box helicase, whose amino-acid sequence MGQANYGRELLSRTLAGVPEETSPLTHMAVIDSRLAEFTDWPAWVHPAVRDAFVERGLTKPWRHQSDAATLAHEGRHVCICTGTASGKSLAYQLPVLTTFAEDPASTALYLSPTKALGTDQLRSVAQLIAGRPEFMHLAPSSYDGDTDSELRQWARMHSRWIFTNPDMLQIGITSTHPRWRAFFARLKYIVVDECHHYRGVFGSHTALVLQRTLRIARKYGADPVVIGASATVSNPAQALSRLIGEDVVAVTEDASPHGARTVAMWEPGFLDEVTGENDAPVRRSAGSEAARLLADFVIEGARTLCFVRSRRGVEITAVRAKQILAETAPELVPRIAAYRAGYLADDRRKLEHAISEGELLGVATTNALELGVDISGLDAVVVAGYPGTVASFWQQAGRAGRRGEGSIVVMIARDDPLDTYLVHHPDALLNRSVEATVTDPTNPYVLGPHMLCAAAEFPLTEDDVAMFHAEQVVADLTAEGRLKRRKAGWYAAAGLDPHGDIDIRGGIGGQVLIVDATSSRLLGTVDTARAMTSVYSGAVYLHQGESFVIDELDLDDGLALAHPEEPDWTTSAREVSDVTIIETHDRRSFGPLTVASVSVEVTNQVVGYLRKALSGEILDSVPLDLPEHTLTTRAVMYTITPESMIDAGIALDKFPGALHAAEHAAIGMLGLVATCDRWDIGGLSTALHPGTGLPTVFVYDGYPGGAGFADRGYEAFTDWIAATDVAVSSCTCTSGCPSCVQSPKCGNGNEPLDKEHAIKLLRLVGRLHA is encoded by the coding sequence ATGGGGCAGGCCAACTACGGCAGAGAACTGCTCAGTCGCACTCTCGCCGGAGTTCCTGAGGAGACCTCCCCGCTGACACACATGGCCGTGATCGATTCACGGTTGGCCGAATTCACCGACTGGCCCGCCTGGGTGCATCCCGCGGTGCGCGACGCCTTCGTCGAACGCGGCCTGACGAAGCCGTGGCGCCACCAGTCCGACGCCGCGACGCTCGCGCACGAGGGTCGCCACGTCTGCATCTGCACCGGCACCGCCTCGGGCAAGTCGCTCGCCTACCAGCTCCCCGTCCTGACGACCTTCGCCGAAGACCCCGCTTCGACGGCGCTGTACCTCTCTCCGACCAAGGCGCTCGGCACCGACCAGCTGCGCTCGGTGGCGCAGTTGATCGCCGGTCGTCCCGAGTTCATGCATCTGGCACCCTCGTCGTACGACGGCGACACCGATTCGGAGCTGCGACAGTGGGCGCGCATGCATTCGCGGTGGATCTTCACCAACCCCGACATGTTGCAGATCGGCATCACCTCCACCCATCCGCGGTGGCGCGCGTTCTTCGCCAGGCTGAAGTACATCGTCGTCGACGAGTGCCACCACTATCGCGGCGTCTTCGGCTCGCACACCGCGCTCGTCCTGCAGCGGACCCTGCGGATCGCCCGCAAGTACGGCGCCGATCCGGTGGTCATCGGCGCCAGTGCGACGGTGTCGAATCCCGCACAGGCGCTGTCCCGGCTGATCGGTGAGGACGTCGTCGCCGTCACCGAGGACGCCTCACCGCACGGCGCCCGGACGGTCGCCATGTGGGAGCCCGGCTTCCTGGACGAGGTCACCGGCGAGAACGACGCGCCCGTCCGCCGATCCGCGGGTTCCGAGGCGGCCCGACTGCTCGCCGACTTCGTCATCGAGGGCGCCCGCACCCTCTGCTTCGTCCGCAGCCGTCGCGGCGTGGAGATCACCGCCGTGCGCGCCAAGCAGATCCTCGCCGAGACCGCACCCGAGTTGGTCCCCCGCATCGCCGCCTATCGCGCCGGATACCTCGCCGACGACCGCCGCAAGCTCGAGCACGCCATCTCCGAGGGCGAGCTCCTCGGCGTCGCGACCACCAACGCCCTCGAGCTCGGCGTCGACATCTCGGGCCTGGACGCGGTGGTCGTCGCAGGCTACCCGGGGACCGTCGCGTCGTTCTGGCAGCAGGCCGGTCGTGCCGGTCGACGCGGCGAGGGGTCGATCGTCGTGATGATCGCGCGCGACGACCCGCTCGACACCTACCTGGTCCACCACCCCGACGCGCTGCTGAACCGGTCCGTCGAGGCGACCGTCACCGACCCCACCAACCCCTACGTCCTGGGTCCGCACATGCTCTGCGCCGCAGCAGAATTCCCGCTGACCGAGGACGACGTCGCGATGTTTCACGCGGAACAGGTGGTCGCCGACCTGACCGCTGAAGGGCGGCTCAAGCGCCGCAAGGCCGGCTGGTACGCGGCCGCGGGCCTGGATCCGCACGGCGACATCGACATCCGCGGCGGCATCGGCGGGCAGGTGCTGATCGTCGACGCCACCAGTTCCCGACTCCTCGGCACCGTCGACACCGCCCGCGCGATGACGTCCGTCTATTCCGGCGCCGTCTACCTGCATCAGGGCGAGAGCTTCGTGATCGACGAGCTCGATCTCGACGACGGCCTGGCCCTGGCCCACCCCGAGGAGCCCGACTGGACCACCTCGGCCCGTGAAGTCAGCGATGTCACGATCATCGAGACCCACGATCGACGCAGTTTCGGGCCGCTCACGGTCGCGAGCGTTTCCGTCGAGGTCACGAACCAGGTCGTCGGCTACCTGCGCAAAGCCCTGTCGGGAGAGATCCTCGACTCCGTCCCCCTCGACCTTCCCGAACACACGCTCACCACTCGCGCGGTGATGTACACGATCACCCCCGAGTCGATGATCGACGCGGGCATCGCTCTCGACAAGTTCCCCGGCGCCCTGCACGCGGCCGAGCACGCCGCCATCGGCATGCTCGGTCTGGTCGCGACCTGCGACCGCTGGGACATCGGCGGCCTCTCGACCGCACTGCATCCCGGGACGGGGCTGCCGACGGTCTTCGTCTACGACGGCTACCCGGGCGGCGCCGGGTTCGCCGACCGCGGCTACGAGGCCTTCACCGACTGGATCGCGGCCACCGACGTCGCCGTCTCCTCGTGCACGTGCACGTCGGGCTGCCCGTCGTGCGTGCAGTCCCCCAAGTGCGGCAACGGCAACGAGCCGCTCGACAAGGAGCACGCGATCAAGCTCCTCCGCCTGGTCGGACGACTGCACGCCTGA
- a CDS encoding cold-shock protein, whose amino-acid sequence MAQGTVKWFNAEKGFGFIAPDDGDADVFVHYSEIQGNGFRTLEEDQRVEFEVGQGTKGPQATGVHAL is encoded by the coding sequence ATGGCACAGGGAACTGTGAAGTGGTTCAACGCGGAGAAGGGCTTCGGATTCATCGCGCCTGACGACGGCGACGCCGATGTCTTCGTCCACTACTCCGAGATCCAGGGCAACGGCTTCCGCACCCTGGAAGAGGACCAGCGCGTGGAGTTCGAGGTCGGTCAGGGCACCAAGGGCCCGCAGGCCACCGGCGTTCACGCCCTCTAA